The genome window GACCATGAGTGACGTTCAGGCAATGCTCTTTTCCCGGTTCGGCAAAAAGATCCCGGGGAACACGGTGCTGTTCCAGGAGGGCGACCGCGGCGAGGAGATGTACATCATCCAGTCCGGGAAGGTGAAGATCAGCAAGCGCATCCGCGGCGTCGAGAAGACGCTCGCGACGCTCGAGAAGGGCGAGTTCTTCGGGGAGATGGCGATCCTGAACGACAAGCCCCGGTCGGCAACGGCCGAGACGCTGGAGCCCTGCGAAATGCTCGTGATCGACCGGAAGACCTTTGACGCGCTTATCCGCGGCAACGTGGAGATCGCCGTCCGGTTCATCAAGCGCCTGGCCGACCGCCTGCGCGAGGCCAACGAGCAGATGGAAGCCCTGATGATCAAGGACAACACCAGCAGGTTGGTAAGCCTTCTCGCCAAACAGGTGAAGGAGCAGAAAAAGAGCGGAGAATTCCTCATGACCGTCGAGGACCTTGCCGGCCTGGCCGGCATCGAGCACTCCCAGGTCAGGATGATCCTGGAGAAACTGGCAAGCGTAAGGATCGTGGAGCTTGCCGGAGATAAGGTGCGTATCACGAACCAGGACCAGGTGGACCGGCTTGTCCGCTATCTGGAGATGAGAGAGATCTTCGGGGAGATGGCGTAATAACAGGGAAACATCCTGGACTCGGATCGATAGTTCTTAATCGGGAGTCGCAATGAAATTGACGGGCGGCAAGCGGGCAGGCATCACGATAGCGCTGATCGTGGCGATCGCGCTCTCGGCCATGAACATAGGGAACTTCAGGTTCTTCGACGTGCTGGAGCAGAAGACGCTGGATATGCGCTTCCTGGTCCGCGGCCCGGTCAAGCCGGGGCCCGAAACCGTGATCGCGGCCATCGACGAAAAGAGCATCAACAAGCTCGGGCGCTTCCCGTGGCCGCGCTCGGTGTGGGGCAGGGTCGTGGACCGCCTCACGGAGGAGGGCGCGAAGGTGATCGTGTTCGACGTCTTCTTCACGGAGCCGGAGAACGTGGAGTCCGACGATCTCTTCCAGCGCGCCATCATGCGGAGCGGCAGGGTGATCCTGCCAATGGTGTTCGACTTTACGGAGGCGGGATACAAGGAATCGGGCTTCACGAACAGGAAGATCGATTTCATGACGCCCTCGGCCTATACCGTGCTCAAGAACACCCATGAGCCCTTCGAGCCCTTCAAGGCGAAAATGGTGCTCCCGACGCTGCTCCGGTTCTCCTCGGTCGCCAACTGTCTTGCGCACATCAACATGATCCCCGACGCCGACGGTACGCTCCGGTGGGAGGCACTGGCCATCGACTACCAGGGGGATTTCTATCCTCCCATCGGCCTGCAGGCGGCGTGGCTGTACCGCGGCCTGAAGAAGGAGGACCTGGCGCTCGACTACCGGCGTAAGGTCCGGCTGGGCGCCACGGCCATACCGACCGATGGATACGGCCGCATGCTGATCAATTACCGGGGTCCGAACGGCATGTTCCCGATGTACTCCGTGTCCGACATCCTTGACCGGAACCTGCCGGCGGGCACGTTCAGGGACAAGATCGTCCTGATCGGCGCCACGGCCATCGGCATCTACGACCTGCGCGTGACGCCCTTTTCCCCGAACATGGCGGGCATCGAGAAGCACGCGAGCGTGGTCGACAACATCCTGCGGGGAGACTTCATCGAGCACACCGAGGCCTCGGTCGTGTTCCTCATCTTCCTGTTCGCGATCCTGCTCGGGATATTCCTGCCGCGGCTCGGTGCCGGGGCGGGCGCCGTCCTGTTCCTGGCGCTGTTCTCCGGCTATATCGGCGCCGTGTACTACCTCTTCGTCGCCAGGGGGATCTGGTTCAACATGGTCTACCCCGCTTCCGCCCTGTTCTTCGGGTACACGAGCCAGACGGCCTACCGGTTCTTCACGGAAGAGCGGCGCGCCCGGGACATCCGGAAGATGTTCTCGAGTTACGTCTCGAAACGCATTGTCGACGAGCTGATCAAGGACCCGAACAAGGCCAAACTGGGCGGTGACCGCAAGGAGATCACGGTCCTCTTCTCGGACATCCGCGGCTTCACGTCGTTCTCCGAGAAGCATCAGCCCGAAGAGGTCGTCTCGCTGCTGAACGAGTACCTGGGCGCAATGACGGAGATCGTGTTCGAACATGAGGGGACCCTGGACAAGTTCGTGGGCGACGCGATCATGGCGCTCTGGGGGGCGCCGGTCGGCCAGCCGGACCATGCGGAGCGCGCGGTCAAATGCTCACTGGCCATGATCGAACGGTTGAAGCAGCTGCAGGCGAAATGGGTGGCCGAGGGCAGGTACGCCATCGACATCGGGATCGGGATCAACACCGGGGACATGGTCGTCGGGAACATGGGCGCTGAAGGAAAGAAGATGGACTATACCGTGATCGGAGACAACGTGAACCTCGGAGCGCGCCTGGAAGGCTTGACAAGACAGTATAATAATCATATCATCATATCCGAGTTCACCTACGAAAAGGTCAAGGGTATCGTCCGGGTGAACGAGCTGGGCTCCGTGACGGTAAAGGGCAAGCAGAAACCCGTGGTGATCTACGATCTGGTGGGACTGAAAGGATAAAGCTCCGGTTCGGATTTTGAAACGAGAAGTTGCCGCTGTGGGGAGGATGCATGAAGGTAAGAATTCTGGGCTGCTCCGGTTCCGAGGCGATCGGGCACATGCCCCCGGGTTTCCTCGTCAACGATGTCATGATGCTTGACGCGGGAACGATCACGGCGGCGCTGAGCATCGAGGCGCAGAGCAGGATCACGGACATCCTCATCAGCCACACGCACCTCGACCACGTAAAGTCGCTCCTGTTCCTGGCCGACAACATCGTCGGCCGGATCACGAAGCCCGTCAACATCCGTGCCATCCCCGCGGTGATCGACGCCATCAGGAAACATCTGATGAACAACATCATCTGGCCCGACTTCACGAAGATCCCGACCCCGAAGAACCCGGTGCTGGCCTACGCGCCGATGGAACTCGGCAGGACGGTGTCCGTGGCCGGGCTGAAGGTGAAAGCCATCCCGATGAACCATCCCGTCCCGGCCGTGGGTTTCATCGTCGGCGACGGCCGGTCCACGTTCGTCTACAGCGCCGATACCGGTCCGAACGAGGCGCTCTGGAAAGAAGCCAGCAAGGCGAAGAACCTGACGGGCATCATCGTGGACACATCCTTCCCGAACAGTCTCGGGATGATCGCGGACGCCAGCGGCCATTTC of Nitrospirota bacterium contains these proteins:
- a CDS encoding Crp/Fnr family transcriptional regulator; its protein translation is TMSDVQAMLFSRFGKKIPGNTVLFQEGDRGEEMYIIQSGKVKISKRIRGVEKTLATLEKGEFFGEMAILNDKPRSATAETLEPCEMLVIDRKTFDALIRGNVEIAVRFIKRLADRLREANEQMEALMIKDNTSRLVSLLAKQVKEQKKSGEFLMTVEDLAGLAGIEHSQVRMILEKLASVRIVELAGDKVRITNQDQVDRLVRYLEMREIFGEMA
- a CDS encoding adenylate/guanylate cyclase domain-containing protein; protein product: MKLTGGKRAGITIALIVAIALSAMNIGNFRFFDVLEQKTLDMRFLVRGPVKPGPETVIAAIDEKSINKLGRFPWPRSVWGRVVDRLTEEGAKVIVFDVFFTEPENVESDDLFQRAIMRSGRVILPMVFDFTEAGYKESGFTNRKIDFMTPSAYTVLKNTHEPFEPFKAKMVLPTLLRFSSVANCLAHINMIPDADGTLRWEALAIDYQGDFYPPIGLQAAWLYRGLKKEDLALDYRRKVRLGATAIPTDGYGRMLINYRGPNGMFPMYSVSDILDRNLPAGTFRDKIVLIGATAIGIYDLRVTPFSPNMAGIEKHASVVDNILRGDFIEHTEASVVFLIFLFAILLGIFLPRLGAGAGAVLFLALFSGYIGAVYYLFVARGIWFNMVYPASALFFGYTSQTAYRFFTEERRARDIRKMFSSYVSKRIVDELIKDPNKAKLGGDRKEITVLFSDIRGFTSFSEKHQPEEVVSLLNEYLGAMTEIVFEHEGTLDKFVGDAIMALWGAPVGQPDHAERAVKCSLAMIERLKQLQAKWVAEGRYAIDIGIGINTGDMVVGNMGAEGKKMDYTVIGDNVNLGARLEGLTRQYNNHIIISEFTYEKVKGIVRVNELGSVTVKGKQKPVVIYDLVGLKG
- a CDS encoding 3',5'-cyclic-nucleotide phosphodiesterase — translated: MKVRILGCSGSEAIGHMPPGFLVNDVMMLDAGTITAALSIEAQSRITDILISHTHLDHVKSLLFLADNIVGRITKPVNIRAIPAVIDAIRKHLMNNIIWPDFTKIPTPKNPVLAYAPMELGRTVSVAGLKVKAIPMNHPVPAVGFIVGDGRSTFVYSADTGPNEALWKEASKAKNLTGIIVDTSFPNSLGMIADASGHFTPGQLHQDLTTAKVDHNVPIYVYHIKPAHHRRVLKELNGLGRKNVKILQEGKTYNF